From a single Pseudomonas triticicola genomic region:
- a CDS encoding DUF6957 family protein, whose product MSVTLDEIAQFFYGSGEVVLGWHGAQEELIALAEQTFPGKPFCLVKQWIIADLQLTQAEQDRLASMGLLPKAVYAHEVVEDSRRRFAPGHWVRANFGISHDHPYMFETKSTVYLLLGDGVRKPAALSTVFSFRA is encoded by the coding sequence ATGTCAGTAACACTGGATGAGATAGCTCAGTTTTTTTATGGAAGCGGGGAAGTCGTTCTTGGTTGGCATGGCGCGCAAGAAGAATTAATAGCGCTTGCCGAACAGACTTTTCCGGGAAAGCCTTTCTGTCTAGTGAAGCAATGGATCATCGCTGATCTCCAGCTCACACAGGCGGAGCAAGATCGTCTCGCATCAATGGGGCTGCTACCAAAAGCTGTTTATGCCCATGAGGTCGTCGAGGACAGCCGTCGACGTTTCGCTCCCGGCCACTGGGTGCGCGCTAACTTCGGAATTTCGCATGACCACCCGTACATGTTTGAAACCAAAAGCACCGTCTACCTATTGCTCGGTGATGGTGTGAGAAAGCCCGCAGCGCTGAGTACCGTTTTCTCGTTTCGAGCGTAA
- a CDS encoding helix-turn-helix domain-containing protein has protein sequence MAIISKYPTINNYRYLVGHCEYGSILHFEKLNVKEELAVTLRAIRQMKGLGYEALAGTISQSNLSLLEQGKIQATLPTLVKIAETLDINLLTLLALCLAIRDKEAPEHLIKNAQKELQGFIESGGLKIMEDQIQDGALKKRSRGTRADAQRVSAVVELKKRGLTQAEAARELGLPTSTVQRYWRKG, from the coding sequence ATGGCCATCATAAGCAAATATCCCACCATTAACAATTATAGATATTTGGTGGGCCATTGCGAGTATGGCTCTATCCTTCATTTTGAGAAACTGAACGTGAAGGAAGAGCTAGCCGTCACGCTGCGCGCCATCCGGCAAATGAAAGGACTGGGTTATGAGGCCCTTGCGGGAACCATCAGCCAGAGCAACCTTAGCTTGCTCGAACAAGGGAAAATCCAGGCGACGCTACCGACCCTCGTCAAAATCGCCGAAACGCTCGATATCAACCTTCTGACTCTATTGGCGTTGTGCTTGGCGATCCGTGACAAAGAGGCTCCTGAACATTTGATAAAAAATGCGCAAAAGGAGCTTCAAGGCTTCATCGAATCTGGTGGCCTTAAAATCATGGAGGATCAGATTCAGGACGGCGCATTGAAAAAGCGCTCTCGAGGAACTCGAGCGGATGCTCAGAGGGTGAGTGCCGTTGTTGAACTGAAAAAGCGGGGCCTGACTCAAGCCGAAGCTGCGCGTGAACTAGGTTTGCCCACATCGACTGTTCAGCGGTACTGGCGGAAGGGATAA